From the Gemmatimonadota bacterium genome, the window GACGATGCGGTCGATGCCCGGAGCGATGCCGCCGTGGGGAGGCGCGCCGTACTTCAGCGCGCTGATCATCCCGCCGAACTCCGCGTCGACCTCGCCGGCCGAATAACCGGCGATTTCGAAGGCCCGGTACATGATGTCGGGCCGGTGGTTCCGGATGGCGCCGCTGGACAGCTCCGTTCCGTTGCAGACGATGTCGTACTGGTAGGCCAGGACCTCGAGGGGCGGCGTGGTCTCCAGGGCTTCGAGGCCGCCCTGGGGCATGGAGAATGGATTATGGGAGAAGATCACCTTGCCCGATTCGGCGTCGTGCTCGTACATGGGGAAATCGACGATCCAGCAGAAGCGGTAGGCGCCCGGTTCCCGCAGGTCGAGCAGGTCGGCGAAATGCAGCCGGAGCCGGCCCGCCACGTCGACGGCCCGTTCCTCCGTGTCGGCCACGAAGAACCACGAGGCCCCCGTTTCGGGTTCGATGACTGATTTCAGCCGTTCCAGGGTCGGCCCGTCCAGCACGCGGGCGATGGAACCCTTTACCCCGTCCTCGGTGAAGGAGATGTACGCCGCGCCCCGTCCCCCGAAATCCTCTTTCACGGTCCGGTCCAGGTTGTCGAAGAAACTGCGGGACCGGTCGGCCACGCCCGGGACGGCCAGGACCCGGACGCCGCCGCCCTTCTCGACGATCTGGCGGAAGGCGTTGAATTCCGACGTCCGGAAGGCCTCGGTGACGTCCTCGATCTCCAGGCCGAACCGGAGGTCGGGCTTGTCGGTCCCGTAGCGGAGCATCGCGTCGCGGTAGGGGATGCGCGGGAAGGGCGGGGCGGTGACGTCCCAGTCGCTGAACTCGGTGAACAGGCCGTAAAACAGGGTCTCCAGCGCTTCGAAGACGTCGTCCTGCTCGACGAAGGACATCTCCACGTCCAGCTGGTAGAACTCGCCCGGCGATCGGTCGGCCCGGGCGTCTTCATCCCGGAAGCACGGGGCGATCTGGAAGTACCGGTCGAACCCCGAGATCATCAGAAGCTGCTTGAACTGCTGCGGCGCCTGGGGCAGGGCGTAGAACTTTCCGGGATGCACGCGGCTCGGGACCAGGTAGTCCCGCGCGCCCTCGGGCGAACTGCTGGTGAGGATGGGCGTGTTGAACTCGTTGAAACCCATTTCCGTCATGCGGCGCCGAATGCTCGCGATGATGCGCGACCGCATGATGATGTTGTGGTGCAGCCGCTCCCTGCGCAGGTCCAGCATGCGGTAGGTCAGCCGGGTGGCCTCCGGGTATTCCCGCTCGTCGGCGACCGACAGGGGCAGGGCATCCGCGGCGCTGAGCACCGTCATGGAATCGGCCTTCACCTCGATGTGCCCGGTGGGCAGGTTGGGGTTGATCGCATCCTCCGCCCGCAGGATCACCTCGCCGGTAAAGGTGGCGACGCTCTCCGAACGCAGGTCTCCCGCCTCCTCGTGGAATCCGCTTTCCGGTGTGATGACGACCTGCGTAACCCCGTAGTGGTCTCTCAGGTCGATGAAGAGCAGGCCGCCGTGGTCCCGCTTGCGGTGCACCCAGC encodes:
- the aspS gene encoding aspartate--tRNA ligase, whose protein sequence is MKDHPYRTHTCGELRQTDDGTRVRIAGWVHRKRDHGGLLFIDLRDHYGVTQVVITPESGFHEEAGDLRSESVATFTGEVILRAEDAINPNLPTGHIEVKADSMTVLSAADALPLSVADEREYPEATRLTYRMLDLRRERLHHNIIMRSRIIASIRRRMTEMGFNEFNTPILTSSSPEGARDYLVPSRVHPGKFYALPQAPQQFKQLLMISGFDRYFQIAPCFRDEDARADRSPGEFYQLDVEMSFVEQDDVFEALETLFYGLFTEFSDWDVTAPPFPRIPYRDAMLRYGTDKPDLRFGLEIEDVTEAFRTSEFNAFRQIVEKGGGVRVLAVPGVADRSRSFFDNLDRTVKEDFGGRGAAYISFTEDGVKGSIARVLDGPTLERLKSVIEPETGASWFFVADTEERAVDVAGRLRLHFADLLDLREPGAYRFCWIVDFPMYEHDAESGKVIFSHNPFSMPQGGLEALETTPPLEVLAYQYDIVCNGTELSSGAIRNHRPDIMYRAFEIAGYSAGEVDAEFGGMISALKYGAPPHGGIAPGIDRIVMLLTDETNLREVIAFPLNQNAQDLLMGAPGEVSEKQLRELHIRLRR